One part of the Tenacibaculum sp. 190130A14a genome encodes these proteins:
- a CDS encoding DUF5694 domain-containing protein translates to MKSRILLIILFITTSIFAQKAQIDEHFKNVKSSDLLILGSFHFANPQLDSYKPKHTVDIFSEKRQKELRELLNVIKKYAPTKIGVEWKASRQKKLDSLYTAYLDGKFTLKSNEIFQVAFKLGKELGHKKLYAVDAPSRNFKSDLTQKEYKAKKNYYVQKAGPAMFKREMDINDTYFSLYEKGDKLKTEMSLIEYFKIMNNLDVVSHNHGHYLIGEFKMGEAEKGDYFGADNSIWWYSRNLRIFQNILNMNNAGEDKVFVLMGAGHLSILNFLAKSSVDFNLKSFEEITKL, encoded by the coding sequence ATGAAATCAAGAATTTTACTAATCATTTTGTTTATTACAACTTCAATATTTGCTCAAAAAGCTCAAATAGATGAACATTTTAAAAATGTCAAGTCATCAGATTTATTAATCTTAGGATCATTCCATTTTGCAAATCCACAATTAGATAGTTATAAACCAAAGCATACGGTAGATATCTTTTCAGAAAAGCGTCAAAAAGAATTAAGAGAATTACTAAATGTTATTAAAAAATACGCACCTACAAAAATAGGAGTAGAGTGGAAGGCAAGCAGACAGAAGAAACTAGACTCTCTATATACTGCTTATTTAGATGGAAAGTTCACATTAAAGTCAAACGAAATTTTTCAAGTAGCATTTAAGTTAGGTAAAGAATTAGGACATAAAAAGTTGTATGCAGTAGATGCTCCTTCAAGAAATTTTAAGAGTGATTTAACTCAAAAAGAATATAAAGCAAAGAAGAACTATTATGTTCAAAAGGCAGGTCCAGCAATGTTTAAAAGAGAAATGGATATTAACGACACCTATTTTAGTTTATATGAAAAAGGAGATAAGTTAAAAACGGAAATGTCTTTGATAGAGTATTTTAAAATCATGAATAATCTAGATGTTGTTAGCCATAATCACGGGCATTACTTAATTGGTGAGTTTAAAATGGGAGAGGCAGAAAAAGGAGATTATTTTGGAGCAGACAATTCAATTTGGTGGTATAGCAGAAACCTAAGAATTTTTCAAAATATTTTAAATATGAATAATGCTGGAGAGGATAAAGTATTTGTGTTAATGGGAGCAGGACACTTATCAATTTTAAATTTCTTGGCAAAATCATCTGTAGATTTCAATTTGAAAAGCTTTGAAGAGATTACTAAACTTTAA